In one Lasioglossum baleicum chromosome 17, iyLasBale1, whole genome shotgun sequence genomic region, the following are encoded:
- the Sev gene encoding receptor protein-tyrosine kinase sevenless isoform X2, producing the protein MLATGLCVFLKVLALAGSVSALLPDDYEDRVAPVNLQEECASKCPDLDLNQNRTDDSISEGGCGVRCKIDQCTKGCGAWQRALDTSCQAVCNGTQELLPPKELYCVLGCHDALNRYFQQLKAEIGIPPAPALVADSLTATSLRLEWKGIDIERRGGGISYLVQWRYEELAETWQYCRNQSWGEDDQILVENLQPYTKYRFRVALLLKSSQHNPEPIVSAASVVIRTLAAGLPTSAPVIVRAAVVDSCRVSVSWEPGPFPNGPLLSYVLRLQGADHSQLKDIPASENTDHYMFQNLEPNKNYSISVTMRNGVGEGPLANIYITTTPELAVKDTQQPILILGGQHVVMKQDADMLDDPSVIYENTSTIRGVAIHVASAQLFVSDSLGYVYRTSIVKRTKPTVILSPSQANFKPLSLSVDWLNLHLYILGEVKHATTVWQIARCNLDGRGLTVAVAGFLTRPTHIEVDPYNGYLFWVTRGGLYRLDLADISNGVKHEVQPYLIVDDTNLGAFTVDHTNFRLLVPHHIQNTILSVSLDGREVINLRKNTQQPKFKNVVSLAMANGLFYWTNGEQVLIEGYHSGQNRYFHNAYPDRSNGSFVSVNVLMDASQPVPVPVNPPTGVQAVLGVERAKVSWQAPHLLGGQGKGAWQNWSYELEIKDESTGETIHQKDIAGSSHTVHNLREKSEYSIKAAAYTSAGRGPWSTEFRGRTLRDGSHASILWSANEGLLRSDVTGENIDTLIYKASLKEAETDYHIVDVSWYKDVLYIVGNNSALYRYNITSHQKTKMNIHSVGSVAVDWISKKLYWANPKQQIITRANLNGSHQEPMSILAIVKELMIDSLEAYLYWSTGHAVEVARLNGQDRRYYHSDEIFNGKQVMGLTLDTENRYVYWIVRSYESGSIVYRAPTSERIPMSHKIVPEKVSALQHPNMQGPLCYFSEHLLWLQDDRNAVIGDLSGQNTAVINGITLSGLHMVAVMDPALHRYPNSLVSETVVVLPKAVSYNSIRVEGTWRNFNISWDPVDNINYGTVFYEVKFADYINTNSNPEITTETSMSYNNSEQILPYSVLEVTVKAFTYWETAHHTRKMLRSPQSVPSEPTNPRVFIEFHKEPLSKSVDIFAIFRWNEPQFANGLIVGYTVQCWNHQDVQLCNQSLILDKLEHTIHNLLPNTTYYFQVRAHTKIGPGPYSDVINVSTIYENPVPQLLVATMDAVRISDLDQEKNDTLTQNVAVELAYLAADSKIYWINDMPELVMADLNGANASKVLTLNNSVLSLTIDWVARNLYWSESGYSENGDQIVKLDLTMWQAGILKFDTIYVSNRRILNLDILPSTGSLYWIELTKNDRGVIMQSDLNGKADQPFFNHMEDCSCPYRPSVIPVMTIDSTTFEKPVMYWISLEGHLNIADINGCTCSMVVSADFNKGLPPTSLTVDKKNLYWSNLEEGQIYCMDKEYPDDRNILQNYLPAVRSIKALGKSLQPYPTTNCLIPRQVSYNVKEIYKTGKTITVRLPQPVPHIGCEKYNLPTTLYTIHVSQCLDNEPTKCEDSDRAKLQTYEKEYTIKNLKPFTKYRLTLALSNYYADLESTGLEFGSGVVLRTGAGTPSAPENVTIQALTPTLAIVYWMPPKILNAEAVRYEVHWRLVRLNNGARQKGEQLIKNPESTADGRFFTMLEPWLPGQEYLVFVRAYPVHLGLSPDVYSQSPDKEVKMFPEPNNLTQINATVNSMYVSWSPTVNLTIKYTIEYKDVAVENWQIANNSKVEKDKVIYFIDKLQPRTSYKFRLLLRYPSCKKDFVWDERFTFQTLGDVPSAPGMPTVTKLRNSVYQLNWEPAQAHGSQITVYRVEGMKVNEINEQIDSNENASWKLYYNGTDNYWIITGDMDDKYRFRIQAKNAYGYGAWSRSSPIIDLTETTGGILAAQQHLGLVLGLSVPVITIMLICFCYFLCLYRQRKEDKKAVLPPLVSDVELATLREIPRGNFVQSNALYASTLQNDPDDSTLPKIRREQITLAKFLGSGAFGEVFQGNAKDLERPGITPVAIKTLRKGASAQEKTEFLQEARLMSHFRHKHVLRLLGVCLDTDPPLLVLELMEAGDLLSYLRASRSLQPTDPHALRLQDLLAMCEDVARGCRYLEELHFVHRDLACRNCLVSARDRENRVVKIGDFGLARDIYKNDYYRKEGEGLLPVRWMAPESLVDGVFTSQSDVWAFGVLMWEITSLGQQPYPARTNLEVLHHVRAGGRLPKPLNCPPALHQLMLHCWSAADARPSFKVCLENIVSHRSTIEDAPLIPVHAGHYLARRGVSNMAYFADENQNHNNSGNSWKSSSSEGSRDMQPFLQNSHNGTQSGEIPKYLELLADNEDIILRENSTSGYEVPRSIHISDQNLGNVNKANTNTDLKDSIHSDSLQEQKESLTEDKEHSAKRCDKRSSVSSLNLPERKRASITSMTEKCNTLDSSKLTNPTIKAILKRDSFTSLTDHRRNTRSTTERRGSEISLEGRSSSSLSSNISLAPPTRPSSSLISSQNVLPLKNSVMGGNGESTLNDSSITKNTLPKIQRTHSNLQNGKANIPLVINSALLNLLRQTPVEDSNNIVTYTNINTDAVRVNGS; encoded by the exons CGGAAATAGGCATTCCACCGGCGCCAGCGTTGGTTGCGGACTCCTTGACTGCGACTTCCCTGCGCCTCGAGTGGAAAGGAATAGACATCGAAAGACGCGGAGGCGGCATCTCGTACTTGGTGCAATGGAGATACGAAGAGCTGGCTGAAACCTGGCAATATTGTAGGAATCAATCATGGGGCGAAGACGATCAGATTCTGGTGGAAAACTTGCAACCGTACACGAAATACAGA TTTCGCGTAGCATTGCTGTTGAAGTCATCGCAGCACAATCCCGAGCCGATAGTCTCCGCTGCGAGCGTTGTGATACGAACGCTAGCAGCCGGTTTGCCGACTTCAGCACCGGTAATTGTAAGAGCGGCGGTGGTAGACAGCTGCCGCGTCTCTGTGTCTTGGGAACCGGGCCCTTTTCCAAATGGGCCACTTTTGTCTTATGTCCTACGTTTGCAAGGGGCTGACCACTCCCAGCTTAAG GATATACCAGCATCGGAAAATACGGATCATTACATGTTCCAAAATCTCGAGCCGAACAAGAATTATTCTATAAGTGTCACTATGAGAAATGGAGTTGGCGAAGGTCCTCTTGCGAACATCTACATCACAACTACCCCGGAACTGGCCG TGAAAGACACGCAGCAACCCATACTGATTCTCGGAGGGCAACACGTAGTCATGAAACAAGACGCAGACATGTTGGATGATCCTAGTGTTATTTACGAAAACACAAGTACGATTCGTGGAGTCGCAATTCACGTGGCTTCCGCGCAGCTGTTTGTCTCGGACTCGTTGGGATACGTGTACAGAACGTCCATTGTGAAACGTACGAAACCCACGGTGATACTCAGTCCTAGTCAGGCAAACTTTAAGCCCTTGAGCCTGTCGGTGGATTGGTTGAATCTTCACCTGTACATTTTGGGCGAAGTGAAACACGCGACAACAGTCTGGCAAATAGCCAGATGCAATTTAGATGGAAGAGGATTGACGGTCGCAGTGGCAGGCTTCTTGACAAGGCCCACACACATTGAAGTCGATCCATACAATGGATACTTATTTTGGGTTACCAGGGGCGGTTTGTACAGGCTGGATCTGGCTGACATAAGCAATGGAGTGAAGCACGAG GTTCAACCGTATTTGATCGTAGACGATACGAACTTAGGCGCGTTCACTGTCGACCACACGAACTTTCGCTTGCTAGTTCCTCACCACATTCAGAACACAATTCTATCAGTTTCGTTGGACGGCCGAGAAGTTATAAACCTACGCAAGAACACGCAGCAGCCGAAGTTTAAGAACGTTGTTTCCCTGGCCATGGCAAATGGCTTATTTTATTGGACGAACGGAGAACAAGTGTTGATAGAAGGGTATCACTCAGGACAGAACAGATACTTCCATAATGCTTATCCTGATAG GTCGAACGGTTCATTCGTCAGTGTCAATGTACTTATGGACGCGAGCCAACCTGTTCCTGTCCCAGTGAACCCTCCTACGGGAGTGCAGGCAGTCTTGGGGGTGGAAAGGGCGAAAGTTTCTTGGCAGGCGCCCCATCTGTTGGGTGGCCAAGGTAAGGGTGCCTGGCAGAATTGGTCGTACGAACTCGAGATTAAAGATGAGTCTACCGGGGAAACGATTCATCAAAAGGACATCGCCGGCTCGTCTCACACTGTGCACAATCTCCGTGAAAAATCGGAATATTCGATCAAAGCGGCAGCTTACACGAGCGCTGGTAGAGGACCGTGGTCCACTGAGTTTAGAGGTCGAACATTAAG GGATGGTTCACACGCGTCTATTCTCTGGTCCGCGAACGAGGGTTTATTAAGAAGCGACGTAACTGGCGAAAATATCGACACTCTGATCTACAAGGCGAGCTTGAAAGAGGCGGAGACCGACTACCACATCGTTGACGTCAGTTGGTACAAGGATGTTCTCTACATTGTGGGGAATAACTCCGCGCTCTATCGCTACAACATCACCAGTCATCAGAAAACGAAGATGAACATTCACTCGGTTGGAAGTGTCGCCGTTGATTGGATATCGAAGAAATTGTATTGGGCTAATCCTAAACAACAAATT ATAACAAGAGCAAACTTGAACGGATCTCACCAAGAGCCAATGTCGATTCTAGCTATCGTTAAGGAACTAATGATCGACTCATTGGAGGCGTATTTGTACTGGTCGACGGGGCATGCCGTCGAAGTTGCTCGTTTAAACGGTCAGGATAGACGGTACTACCATTCGGATGAGATATTTAACGGTAAACAAGTAATGGGTTTAACGCTGGATACCGAGAACAGATACGTTTATTGGATCGTTCGAAGTTACGAGAGCGGATCGATCGTATACCGTGCGCCTACGTCGGAGAGGATTCCCATGAGCCATAAAATAGTGCCTGAGAAG GTCTCGGCTCTACAACATCCAAATATGCAAGGACCACTGTGTTATTTCTCGGAGCATCTCCTGTGGCTGCAGGACGATCGAAATGCGGTGATAGGCGATTTGTCTGGTCAAAATACCGCCGTAATAAACGGTATCACCTTGTCAGGACTCCATATGGTAGCAGTGATGGACCCGGCGCTTCATCGTTATCCGAATAGTCTTGTATCAGAGACAGTGGTGGTTCTACCAAAAGCAGTCAGCTATAACAGTATTAGAGTGGAAGGAACCTGGAGGAACTTCAATATATCTTGGGACCCCGTGGACAATATTAACTACGGAACTGTATTTTACGAAGTGAAGTTCGCAGATTATATCAACACGAATTCAAATCCGGAGATCACCACTGAAACCTCGATGTCGTATAACAATTCGGAGCAAATTCTGCCTTATTCTGTTCTGGAGGTGACTGTGAAAGCGTTCACGTACTGGGAGACAGCACACCATACGAGGAAGATGTTGCGATCGCCACAAAGCGTACCAAGTGAACCAACGAATCCGAGAGTGTTTATAGAATTCCATAAAGAGCCTCTCAGTAAAAGCGTCGATATATTTGCGATATTCAG ATGGAACGAACCACAGTTCGCAAACGGCTTGATCGTCGGGTACACCGTTCAATGTTGGAATCATCAAGATGTCCAACTCTGCAACCAGTCACTTATTCTTGATAAATTGGAGCACACGATACACAATCTACTGCCGAACACAACGTACTATTTTCAAGTCCGAGCCCACACGAAAATAGGCCCAGGACCATACTCCGATGTGATCAACGTGTCGACGATATACGAAAATCCAGTGCCGCAGTTGCTAGTTGCTACCATGGACGCGGTCAGGATCTCCGATTTGGATCAAGAAAAAAATGACACCCTCACGCAAAATGTCGCAGTCGAGCTAGCATATTTGGCAGCAGACAGTAAGATCTATTGGATAAACGACATGCCGGAGCTGGTGATGGCCGATTTAAATGGTGCAAATGCTAGCAAGGTGTTAACGTTGAACAACAGCGTGCTCAGCTTGACCATCGATTGGGTAGCGAGGAACTTGTACTGGTCAGAGTCAGGCTACAGCGAAAACGGAGATCAAATTGTCAAGTTGGATTTAACCATGTGGCAAGCAGGGATTCTTAAGTTCGACACCATTTATGTATCCAATAGACGTATCCTGAATCTCGACATTCTACCATCCACAGG ATCCTTATATTGGATTGAGCTGACGAAAAACGACAGAGGAGTGATAATGCAATCAGACTTAAACGGGAAAGCGGATCAACCCTTCTTCAATCACATGGAAGACTGCTCTTGTCCATACAGACCATCGGTGATTCCCGTGATGACAATCGATAGTACCACGTTCGAAAAACCAGTCATGTATTGGATCTCTCTAGAAGGACACTTAAACATCGCCGATATTAACGGTTGTACGTGTAGCATGGTAGTGAGCGCTGACTTCAACAAGGGACTGCCACCAACGTCTCTGACCGTGGACAAAAAGAACCTATACTGGTCGAATTTGGAAGAGGGACAAATTTATTGTATGGACAAGGAATATCCTGATGATCGgaacattttacagaattacCTGCCAGCCGTAAGGAGCATCAAGGCATTAGGGAAATCTTTACAACCGTACCCAACCACGAACTGTCTAATACCCCGTCAGGTGTCCTACAACGTGAAAGAGATCTATAAAACAGGAAAGACCATTACCGTGAGACTTCCCCAACCAGTTCCCCATATTGGTTGCGAAAAATACAATCTACCAACAACTTTGTACACGATACACGTGTCTCAATGTCTGGACAACGAGCCTACAAAATGCGAGGATAGCGACAGAGCGAAGCTGCAGACTTACGAGAAAGAATACACGATAAAGAATCTGAAGCCTTTCACGAAATATAGATTGACTTTAGCATTAAGTAACTATTATGCTGATTTAGAATCGACGGGCTTGGAGTTCGGCTCCGGTGTAGTCTTGAGAACTGGAGCCGGCACTCCCTCGGCTCCTGAGAATGTAACGATTCAAGCTCTAACGCCGACCTTGGCTATTGTGTATTGGATGCCACCGAAGATACTAAACGCCGAGGCAGTTCGATACGAGGTACACTGGCGATTAGTCCGGCTGAACAACGGAGCACGGCAAAAGGGAGAGCAATTGATCAAGAATCCCGAAAGCACTGCCGACGGTAGGTTCTTCACCATGTTAGAACCATGGTTGCCAGGCCAGGAATATTTGGTATTCGTCCGCGCATATCCTGTCCACTTGGGTTTAAGTCCCGATGTTTATAGTCAGAGTCCAGACAAAGAAGTGAAAATGTTCCCAGAGCCTAATAACTTGACGCAGATCAATGCCACCGTAAACAGTATGTATGTATCATGGTCGCCTACCGTCAACTTGACGATCAAATACACTATAGAGTACAAAGACGTTGCCGTAGAGAACTGGCAGATTGCGAACAATTCGAAAGTCGAGAAAGACAAAGTGATATATTTCATTGACAAGTTGCAACCTCGTACTTCATACAAGTTTCGCTTACTTTTGAGGTATCCAAGTTGCAAAAAGGACTTCGTGTGGGATGAAAGATTCACGTTTCAAACATTAG GCGATGTACCAAGTGCTCCTGGTATGCCCACGGTGACGAAACTTCGTAATTCCGTCTACCAATTGAACTGGGAGCCTGCACAAGCTCATGGTTCCCAAATCACTGTGTACCGTGTGGAGGGTATGAAAGTGAACGAAATCAACGAACAAATCGATTCGAACGAAAACGCCAGCTGGAAGCTGTATTATAATGGAACGGACAATTACTGGATAATCACCGGCGATATGGATGATAAATATCGGTTTCGGATTCAGGCGAAAAACGCGTACGGATACGGTGCGTGGAGTAGATCCAGCCCGATCATTGATTTAACAGAGACCACCGGTGGTATACTGGCCGCGCAACAACATCTGGGTTTAGTATTGGGTCTCAGCGTTCCTGTTATTACTATAATGCTAATTTGCTTCTGTTATTTCCTTTGCC TGTATCGGCAACGCAAGGAAGACAAGAAAGCAGTTTTACCACCGTTAGTGAGCGACGTGGAGCTAGCCACCCTTCGAGAAATACCTCGCGGAAACTTCGTTCAATCCAACGCTCTTTACGCATCCACATTGCAAAACGATCCCGATGACTCTACTCTTCCTAAAATTAGAAGGGAACAAATTACATTGGCTAAATTCTTGGGAAGTGGAGCCTTCGGTGAG GTGTTTCAAGGTAACGCGAAAGATTTGGAAAGACCAGGAATCACTCCGGTCGCGATCAAAACACTCCGAAAGGGAGCATCGGCGCAGgagaaaaccgaatttcttcaaGAAGCGAGACTGATGAGTCATTTTCGTCACAAACATGTGCTCCGACTCCTTGGAGTATGTTTGGACACAGATCCACCGCTATTAGTATTGGAGCTAATGGAAGCCGGAGATTTATTAAGTTATTTAAGAGCAAGTCGATCGTTGCAACCCACAGACCCGCACGCTTTGCGTCTGCAAGATTTGTTAGCCATGTGCGAAGACGTTGCAAGAGGATGCCGTTATCTCGAAGAACTTCATTTTGTACATAGGGATCTTGCATGCAGGAACTGTTTGGTCTCTGCCAGGGATAGGGAAAACCGAGTAGTCAAAATTGGCGATTTCGGACTCGCAAGAGATATTTATAAGAACGATTATTATAGAAAA GAGGGAGAGGGGTTGTTACCTGTTCGTTGGATGGCTCCTGAATCTTTGGTGGATGGAGTATTCACATCTCAAAGTGATGTATGGGCATTTGGTGTATTAATGTGGGAGATTACATCCTTAGGGCAACAACCATATCCTGCCAGAACAAACCTTGAAGTGTTGCATCATGTGCGTGCAGGTGGTAGATTACCTAAACCTTTGAACTGTCCACCTGCTTTGCATCAGTTAATGTTGCATTGTTGGAGTGCCGCTGATGCTAGACCAAGTTTTAAAGTTTGCCTTGAAAACATAGTTAGTCATCGAAGTACTATAGAGGATGCTCCATTGATTCCTGTACATGCTGGCCATTATTTAGCAAGAAGAG GCGTGTCTAACATGGCTTACTTTGCTGACGAGAATCAAAATCATAATAATTCAG GAAACTCATGGAAGTCCAGTAGTTCAGAAGGCAGTCGAGATATGCAGCCATTCCTTCAGAATTCTCATAACGGTACACAATCGGGAGAAATACCGAAATACTTAGAACTACTAGCAGACAATGAAGACATTATCTTAAGAGAAAATTCAACCAGCGGATACGAAGTGCCTAGATCAATTCATATTTCTGATCAAAATTTGGGTAATGTGAATAAAGCTAACACAAACACAGATTTAAAGGATAGTATACATTCTGACTCTTTACAAGAGCAGAAAGAATCGTTGACTGAAGATAAAGAGCACTCGGCAAAAAGGTGCGATAAGAGGTCTTCGGTGTCAAGTTTAAACTTACCAGAACGTAAGAGAGCATCGATTACAAGTATGACTGAGAAATGTAATACTTTAGATAGTTCAAAATTAACTAATCCCACTATTAAAGCAATTTTGAAAAGGGACTCTTTTACCTCTTTAACTGATCACAGAAGAAATACAAGGAGTACGACTGAGCGACGAGGCTCAGAAATAAGTTTAGAGGGTAGAAGTTCCAGTTCATTAAGTTCAAATATCAGTTTAGCCCCGCCTACACGACCCAGCTCGTCGTTAATTAGCTCACAAAATGTTCTTCCATTAAAAAACAGTGTCATGGGTGGTAACGGAGAATCTACGTTAAACGATAGTAGTATTACAAAAAATACATTGCCAAAAATTCAAAGGACTCAttctaatttacagaacggtAAAGCTAATATTCCGTTGGTGATAAATAGTgcgttattgaatttattaagaCAAACTCCAGTAGAAGACAGTAATAATATTGTTACATACACAAACATCAACACAGATGCTGTTAGGGTAAATGGGTCGTGA